A single window of Granulicella mallensis MP5ACTX8 DNA harbors:
- a CDS encoding NADH-quinone oxidoreductase subunit NuoE family protein yields MAAIANTIFSPETAARFDKLATIYPVKRSALIPMLLYAQDEVGYVSDEVVAELAKRLDLLELDVRNVLSYYSMLRTKPAGKYNVQVCTNISCMLRGGFELLDHCKHTLGIGHKGVTPDGLFSLEEVECIGACCWAPAVQVNYDFHDDLTPAKMDAVLADYREGRGKDVK; encoded by the coding sequence ATGGCCGCCATCGCCAACACGATCTTCTCTCCCGAGACCGCCGCCCGCTTCGACAAGCTGGCCACGATCTATCCCGTCAAGCGCTCGGCGCTCATCCCCATGCTGCTCTACGCGCAGGATGAGGTCGGCTATGTCAGCGATGAAGTCGTAGCGGAGCTAGCCAAGCGCCTCGACCTGCTCGAGCTCGACGTCCGCAACGTCCTCAGCTACTACTCGATGCTCCGCACCAAGCCTGCCGGCAAGTACAACGTGCAGGTCTGCACCAACATCTCCTGCATGCTGCGCGGCGGCTTTGAGCTGCTCGACCACTGCAAGCACACCCTGGGCATCGGCCATAAAGGCGTCACCCCCGACGGCCTCTTCTCGCTCGAAGAGGTTGAGTGCATCGGCGCCTGCTGCTGGGCCCCCGCTGTGCAGGTGAACTACGACTTCCACGACGACCTTACCCCCGCCAAGATGGACGCCGTCCTCGCCGACTACCGCGAAGGCCGCGGAAAGGATGTGAAGTAG
- the nuoL gene encoding NADH-quinone oxidoreductase subunit L translates to MNPQLLWLIPILPFAGFLINGTFGRKLPRAAVSAIALLFTAAPAVIVAMLWNYMKFGNGPLTFSAVSGPWIAVSGFQVNFAFTVDHLTLIMLAVITGVGFLIHLYSVGYMAHEEGFWRFFAYLNLFMFFMLVLVLSSSFLLLFVGWEGVGLASYLLIGFYFTKDSAANAGKKAFVVNRIGDFGFLLAMFLLIAHFGSLDFNSVFTQISATPLTGGFLTAIALLLVVGATGKSAQIPLYIWLPDAMEGPTPVSALIHAATMVTAGIYMVARCHVLFNHAPAALTVVAVIGAATALLAATIGVVQTDIKRVLAYSTVSQLGYMFMACGVGAYSAGIFHLMTHAFFKALLFLAAGSVIHALNGEQDMRKMGGLWKRIPVTFWTMTMGVFAIAGLPPLAAFFSKDEILYQTFLWDNPLAKLLWAVGMFTAFLTSFYMFRLWFKTFFGPSHVEEHGHHELDVHAAHGAAIHARHDTKLVLEAEHQHAHAHGVHESPWIMTLPLGILAILSIVGGWVGVPLAFGGHNEFEHFLEPVFNPAMTAVTEHTATRGPEIGLAVVSVLAALLGLLLAYILYVRKPDTSTALAEKFKPLYSLLDHKYWVDEIYGTVIVTPLLAFSRFFLGYFVDTGLVQGTGGSLTAGTRSFAWLVRRVQSGNIRSYAGWLALGAAAVIAVVVFGLHPHLR, encoded by the coding sequence ATGAATCCTCAACTGCTCTGGCTCATTCCGATCCTTCCCTTCGCCGGCTTCCTGATCAACGGAACCTTCGGCCGCAAGCTGCCGCGCGCTGCCGTCTCGGCGATTGCGCTGCTCTTCACCGCAGCTCCGGCCGTCATCGTCGCGATGCTCTGGAACTACATGAAGTTCGGCAATGGCCCCTTGACCTTCTCGGCCGTCAGCGGCCCATGGATCGCAGTCAGCGGCTTCCAGGTCAACTTCGCCTTCACGGTCGATCACCTCACGCTCATCATGCTGGCCGTCATCACCGGCGTCGGCTTCCTGATCCACCTCTACTCCGTGGGCTACATGGCGCATGAAGAGGGCTTCTGGCGCTTCTTCGCTTACCTGAACCTCTTCATGTTCTTCATGCTGGTTCTGGTGCTCTCCAGCAGCTTCCTCCTGCTCTTCGTCGGCTGGGAGGGTGTCGGTCTCGCATCGTATCTGCTCATCGGCTTCTACTTCACCAAGGACTCCGCCGCCAACGCCGGAAAGAAGGCCTTCGTCGTCAACCGTATCGGCGACTTCGGCTTCCTGCTCGCGATGTTCCTGCTGATCGCGCACTTCGGCAGCCTCGACTTCAACAGCGTCTTCACGCAGATCTCCGCCACCCCGCTCACCGGTGGCTTCCTCACAGCGATTGCCCTCCTGCTCGTCGTCGGCGCAACCGGCAAGTCCGCACAGATTCCGCTGTACATCTGGCTTCCCGACGCGATGGAAGGCCCCACACCCGTCTCCGCGCTCATCCACGCCGCAACGATGGTCACGGCCGGCATCTATATGGTCGCGCGCTGCCATGTGCTCTTCAATCATGCGCCCGCTGCGCTGACCGTAGTCGCCGTCATCGGCGCTGCGACGGCCCTCTTGGCCGCCACCATCGGCGTAGTGCAGACCGATATCAAGCGAGTGCTCGCTTACTCGACCGTCTCGCAGCTCGGCTATATGTTCATGGCCTGCGGCGTAGGCGCCTACTCGGCCGGTATCTTCCACCTCATGACCCACGCCTTCTTCAAGGCACTGCTCTTCCTCGCTGCCGGTTCTGTGATTCACGCACTCAACGGTGAACAGGACATGCGCAAGATGGGTGGCCTGTGGAAGCGTATCCCCGTCACCTTCTGGACGATGACCATGGGTGTCTTCGCCATCGCCGGTCTGCCACCCCTTGCCGCCTTCTTCTCCAAGGACGAGATCCTTTACCAGACCTTCCTGTGGGATAATCCTCTCGCCAAGCTCCTCTGGGCAGTCGGTATGTTCACCGCCTTCCTGACCTCGTTCTACATGTTCCGGCTCTGGTTCAAAACCTTCTTCGGTCCATCGCACGTTGAAGAACATGGCCACCATGAGCTCGATGTCCACGCCGCACATGGTGCAGCAATTCATGCCCGCCACGACACCAAGCTGGTGCTCGAAGCCGAGCACCAACATGCCCACGCGCATGGCGTCCACGAGTCTCCATGGATCATGACGCTTCCGCTCGGCATCCTGGCTATTCTCTCCATCGTCGGCGGCTGGGTTGGCGTTCCTCTCGCCTTTGGAGGCCATAACGAGTTCGAGCACTTCCTCGAGCCTGTCTTCAATCCGGCCATGACCGCCGTGACCGAGCACACCGCGACGCGTGGCCCTGAGATCGGTCTTGCGGTAGTATCCGTGCTCGCCGCCTTGCTTGGCCTGCTCCTTGCCTACATCCTCTACGTCCGCAAGCCAGACACCTCCACAGCGCTGGCTGAGAAGTTCAAGCCGCTCTACTCCCTGCTCGACCACAAGTACTGGGTCGACGAGATCTACGGCACCGTAATCGTTACTCCCCTGCTCGCATTTTCACGCTTCTTCCTCGGCTACTTCGTCGATACCGGCCTCGTCCAGGGAACAGGTGGAAGTCTCACCGCAGGCACTCGCAGTTTTGCATGGCTCGTCCGTCGTGTGCAGTCGGGCAATATCCGTTCTTATGCCGGTTGGCTCGCCCTGGGTGCAGCCGCCGTCATCGCTGTCGTTGTCTTTGGCCTACATCCGCATCTGCGCTAA
- a CDS encoding molybdopterin-dependent oxidoreductase, with the protein MPDVTFTVDGQKLTAPAGTLLIDACKSAGIEIPAFCYYPNLSLQAACRMCVVRIEKMPKLQTACTTPVAEGMNVTTETPEIAQARKATLQLLLGNHPLDCPVCDAGGECELQDMTFKYGAADSFYTEPKNHREEQKWSPVVYFDRPRCILCYRCVRMCGEGMDVFALGIQNRGSSSVIAPNVPAQLSPEDLPNLDCEQCGMCIDACPVGALTSGTYRYKTRPWEMNHVATVCTHCGDGCKTTLGVRSVSDGSEIVRGDNRDKSGMNGDFLCNKGRYAFDFTNNIERLTSPLVRQADGKLKPVSWDEALRFAGKKLRELRDQHGAQSIGVIGSNRTTNEENYLLQKFARTVIGTNNIDHHRTADYVTLANALQGTTGRFASQRSVEKAQALLVIGGDPTNQAPLTAWNLRTNVRLNKARVYIANHEEIKLRRQAKSFIQVQQFGYGALASYLAGNDSSAEASSIVAQADELSNFRSAIKGEEKLVVLIGNEVRGGELANLIKALPNAEFGLMADYVNSRGASDMGLLPDALPGYQPISGSALATEYSAPAQAGLDLLAMFDAATAGKLSALYVVGSNPIKRFGIDPSALKETFVIVQDLFLTETAQLADVVFPAANLYEKAGSVTNSYGDLQLVSKAADKGGARSDFELIVRLADNMGHDIKTLVPFGKGLRADMGQSRGAQSGEADRHAVWLMANNMEPKLSPFDPFAILDEIQRVVPGYDKLLRLQLLSGNDQHIAPASTGLVQIENRKDLVLPSSDTLFTSGSLTRYSPMLQDVQRHQETEVADHLAAD; encoded by the coding sequence ATGCCAGACGTAACCTTTACCGTAGACGGCCAGAAACTCACCGCACCCGCAGGCACGCTGCTCATTGATGCCTGCAAGTCTGCCGGCATCGAGATTCCCGCCTTCTGTTACTACCCCAATCTCTCGTTGCAAGCTGCCTGCCGCATGTGCGTGGTGCGCATCGAGAAGATGCCCAAGCTCCAGACCGCCTGCACCACCCCGGTCGCCGAGGGCATGAACGTCACCACCGAGACCCCGGAGATCGCCCAGGCCCGCAAAGCCACGCTGCAGCTCCTGCTCGGCAACCATCCGCTCGACTGCCCCGTCTGCGACGCCGGCGGCGAGTGCGAGTTGCAGGACATGACCTTCAAGTACGGTGCGGCGGACTCCTTCTACACCGAACCCAAGAACCATCGCGAAGAGCAGAAGTGGTCGCCCGTGGTCTACTTCGACCGCCCGCGCTGCATCCTCTGCTACCGCTGCGTCCGCATGTGCGGCGAAGGCATGGACGTCTTCGCTCTCGGCATCCAGAACCGCGGCAGCTCGTCGGTCATCGCTCCGAACGTCCCCGCTCAGCTTTCGCCGGAAGACCTGCCCAACCTCGACTGCGAGCAGTGCGGCATGTGCATCGATGCCTGCCCGGTGGGCGCGCTCACCAGCGGCACCTATCGCTACAAGACCCGCCCCTGGGAGATGAACCACGTCGCCACCGTCTGCACGCACTGCGGCGACGGCTGCAAGACCACCCTCGGCGTGCGCTCCGTCTCCGACGGCTCCGAGATCGTTCGCGGCGACAACCGCGACAAGTCCGGCATGAACGGCGACTTCCTCTGCAACAAGGGCCGCTACGCCTTCGACTTCACCAACAATATTGAGCGCCTCACCTCGCCGCTCGTCCGCCAGGCCGACGGCAAGCTCAAGCCCGTCTCCTGGGATGAGGCTCTGCGCTTCGCCGGCAAGAAGCTGCGTGAACTCCGCGACCAGCACGGCGCGCAGTCCATCGGCGTCATCGGATCGAACCGCACCACGAACGAGGAGAACTACCTCCTGCAGAAGTTCGCTCGCACGGTGATCGGCACGAATAACATCGACCACCATCGCACCGCAGACTACGTCACCCTCGCTAATGCCCTCCAGGGCACCACCGGCAGGTTCGCCTCACAGCGCAGCGTCGAAAAGGCCCAGGCACTGCTGGTCATCGGCGGCGATCCCACCAACCAGGCACCGCTTACCGCCTGGAACCTGCGTACCAACGTTCGCCTGAACAAAGCTCGCGTCTACATCGCGAACCACGAAGAGATCAAGCTGCGCCGCCAGGCCAAGAGCTTCATCCAGGTCCAGCAGTTCGGCTACGGAGCCCTCGCCAGCTACCTCGCGGGCAATGACAGCTCCGCCGAGGCCTCCTCTATCGTGGCGCAGGCGGATGAGCTCTCCAACTTCCGCTCCGCCATCAAGGGTGAAGAGAAACTCGTCGTTCTGATCGGCAACGAGGTCCGGGGCGGCGAACTCGCCAACCTCATCAAGGCTCTGCCCAACGCCGAGTTCGGTCTCATGGCCGACTACGTCAACTCGCGCGGTGCCTCTGACATGGGCCTTCTGCCCGACGCTCTGCCCGGCTACCAGCCGATCTCCGGCTCCGCTCTGGCGACCGAGTACAGCGCCCCCGCACAGGCCGGTCTCGACCTGCTGGCCATGTTCGACGCCGCCACTGCCGGCAAGCTCTCGGCGCTCTACGTCGTCGGCTCGAACCCCATCAAGCGCTTCGGCATCGATCCTTCTGCGCTCAAAGAAACCTTCGTCATCGTGCAGGACCTCTTCCTCACCGAGACCGCACAGCTCGCCGACGTCGTCTTCCCTGCAGCCAACCTCTACGAGAAGGCCGGCTCCGTCACCAACAGCTACGGCGATCTCCAGCTTGTCAGCAAGGCCGCCGACAAGGGCGGTGCCCGCTCCGACTTCGAGCTCATCGTCCGCCTCGCCGACAACATGGGCCACGACATCAAGACGCTCGTGCCCTTCGGCAAGGGCCTCCGCGCCGACATGGGCCAGAGCCGCGGCGCACAATCGGGCGAAGCCGATCGCCATGCGGTATGGCTCATGGCCAACAACATGGAGCCGAAGCTCAGCCCCTTCGATCCCTTCGCTATCCTCGACGAGATCCAGCGCGTCGTTCCCGGCTACGACAAACTCCTTCGCCTGCAGCTTCTCAGCGGCAACGACCAGCACATCGCCCCTGCGTCAACGGGCCTCGTGCAGATCGAAAACCGCAAGGATCTTGTTCTGCCCTCGTCGGACACGCTCTTTACCTCCGGCTCACTTACTCGCTATTCGCCCATGCTGCAGGATGTGCAGCGCCACCAGGAGACCGAAGTCGCCGATCACCTGGCCGCCGACTAA
- the nuoK gene encoding NADH-quinone oxidoreductase subunit NuoK, which translates to MVPIAYYLVLAAILFSIGVGAFLIKRNIITIFMSIELMLNAVNLTFVAFAHMWHQISGQIFVFFVMVVAAAEAAVGLAIIIALFRARQTLNVDQVNLMKN; encoded by the coding sequence ATGGTTCCTATCGCTTACTATCTCGTCCTCGCCGCGATCCTCTTCTCCATCGGCGTAGGAGCGTTTCTCATCAAGCGCAACATCATCACGATCTTCATGTCGATCGAGCTGATGCTCAACGCTGTGAACCTCACGTTCGTCGCCTTCGCCCACATGTGGCACCAGATCTCGGGCCAGATCTTCGTCTTCTTCGTGATGGTCGTCGCCGCGGCGGAAGCCGCCGTCGGTCTCGCCATCATCATCGCGTTGTTCCGTGCACGCCAGACCCTCAATGTTGACCAGGTCAACCTGATGAAGAACTGA
- the nuoH gene encoding NADH-quinone oxidoreductase subunit NuoH, whose protein sequence is MSHITPSFTTFLLLTIVKIVVVLVITLTAVAYTVLLERKVLGRMQNRWGPSRVGPFGLLQPLADGIKLFLKEDMMPLAVERPLFVLAPIIALSCALISISVVPFGAKTMVGGVDLFQIADLNIGLLVILGITSIGVYGIALSGWSSNNKYSLFGSLRASAQLVSYELALGLSLVGVVLRAQSLSLRDIVNSQSAHGMRSWNVFGGCQIIGFFIYLMAAYAETNRAPFDLPEAESELVAGYHTEYSSMKFAMFFMAEYANMITVACVATLLFFGGAGSPFGHLFDGFASSGFLHAVLPIFWFVAKILFFLLLYIWVRATLPRFRYDQLMSFGWKFLMPVAMLNILATALALAYHG, encoded by the coding sequence ATGAGCCACATTACTCCATCCTTCACGACCTTCCTGCTCCTCACGATCGTCAAGATCGTGGTGGTGCTGGTCATCACGCTCACGGCGGTGGCCTACACCGTGCTGCTCGAACGCAAAGTTCTCGGCCGCATGCAGAACCGCTGGGGACCCTCGCGTGTCGGCCCCTTCGGCCTGCTGCAGCCGCTCGCCGATGGCATCAAGCTCTTCCTCAAGGAAGACATGATGCCCCTCGCCGTCGAACGCCCGCTCTTCGTGCTCGCGCCGATCATCGCGCTCTCCTGCGCGCTCATCTCGATCTCCGTTGTGCCCTTCGGCGCAAAGACGATGGTCGGAGGCGTCGACCTCTTCCAGATCGCCGACCTCAACATCGGCCTCCTGGTCATCCTCGGCATCACGAGCATCGGCGTCTACGGCATCGCGCTCTCGGGCTGGTCGTCGAACAACAAGTACTCGCTCTTCGGCAGCCTGCGCGCCAGCGCGCAGCTCGTCAGCTATGAGCTTGCGCTCGGCCTTTCGCTGGTCGGCGTCGTCCTCCGCGCCCAGTCGCTCTCGCTGCGCGATATCGTCAACTCGCAGTCCGCGCACGGCATGCGTTCGTGGAACGTCTTCGGCGGCTGCCAGATCATCGGCTTCTTCATCTACCTGATGGCCGCCTACGCCGAGACCAACCGCGCTCCCTTCGACCTTCCTGAAGCCGAGTCCGAGCTCGTCGCTGGCTATCACACCGAGTACTCCTCCATGAAGTTCGCGATGTTCTTCATGGCCGAGTACGCCAACATGATCACCGTCGCCTGTGTGGCTACGCTGCTCTTCTTCGGCGGCGCGGGTTCTCCCTTCGGCCACCTGTTCGATGGCTTCGCCAGCTCCGGCTTCCTCCACGCGGTTCTGCCGATCTTCTGGTTCGTCGCCAAGATTCTCTTCTTCCTCCTGCTCTACATCTGGGTGCGCGCCACGCTGCCGCGCTTCCGCTACGACCAACTGATGAGCTTCGGATGGAAGTTTCTGATGCCCGTCGCCATGCTCAATATCCTTGCGACAGCCCTGGCCCTCGCGTACCACGGCTGA
- a CDS encoding NADH-quinone oxidoreductase subunit J family protein: MQTALFIIFGLLAVLGALNLLFQRHPINSALSLIVVMMSLAVLYWSLGAEFLAAAQVIVYSGAIMVLFVFVIMLLNAGEEERTHGSQIAYIAGIPGAAAIFCLLTFVFLSEKKQLGTTQLGGYLTSAVSNITEISHTLFTSLLLPFEVTSILILVAILGAVVLARKEL; the protein is encoded by the coding sequence ATGCAAACCGCACTCTTCATCATCTTCGGACTGCTGGCCGTATTGGGAGCGCTCAATCTCCTTTTCCAGCGCCATCCGATCAACTCGGCGCTTTCGCTGATCGTCGTCATGATGTCCCTGGCGGTCCTCTACTGGTCGCTGGGTGCGGAGTTCCTCGCCGCCGCCCAGGTCATCGTCTACTCCGGCGCGATCATGGTGCTGTTCGTCTTCGTCATCATGCTCCTGAACGCCGGCGAAGAAGAACGAACCCATGGCTCGCAGATCGCCTACATTGCGGGTATCCCCGGTGCTGCCGCCATCTTCTGCCTGCTGACCTTCGTGTTCCTCTCCGAGAAGAAGCAGTTGGGAACGACACAGCTCGGTGGCTACCTCACCAGCGCGGTCTCCAACATCACCGAGATCTCGCACACGCTCTTCACCTCCCTTCTGCTGCCCTTTGAGGTCACCTCGATCCTCATCCTGGTGGCGATCCTCGGTGCAGTCGTGCTTGCACGGAAGGAGCTCTAG
- a CDS encoding DsbA family protein, with translation MKLFSFLKIGALALATSLMPLAVQAQFAGTPPSNGLHNLSLLKPPAGSKVAIVVFEDLGCPACAHAHPIELQVAAATHVPILRFDFPIEAHIWTQQGAVCARYIQNKISPKLADEYRSDVFAAQNSIANRDDLQRFTENWLQRHNQRMPFVMDPDGSLANAVRGDFELGRRINVEYTPTIIVVSKDKQQVVCGTGNNSYDDPTRIRSVVDAAVSQARNAATPAQPAKQAKSGRS, from the coding sequence ATGAAGCTGTTCAGTTTTCTTAAAATCGGTGCTCTTGCTCTTGCAACCTCCCTTATGCCGCTGGCCGTACAGGCCCAGTTCGCCGGAACTCCGCCGAGCAACGGCCTGCACAATTTATCTCTGCTGAAGCCACCCGCCGGAAGCAAAGTCGCCATCGTTGTATTCGAAGATCTCGGCTGCCCAGCTTGTGCGCACGCGCATCCTATCGAGCTCCAGGTTGCGGCTGCGACACACGTGCCGATACTGCGTTTCGATTTTCCAATTGAAGCTCACATCTGGACGCAACAGGGGGCGGTTTGCGCCCGCTACATCCAAAATAAAATCAGCCCCAAGCTCGCCGATGAGTATCGCAGCGATGTCTTTGCCGCACAGAACTCTATTGCCAACAGAGACGACCTGCAGAGGTTTACAGAGAACTGGCTGCAACGCCATAACCAGCGAATGCCTTTCGTGATGGACCCGGACGGATCGCTCGCCAACGCCGTTCGCGGCGACTTTGAATTGGGCCGCCGCATCAACGTGGAATACACCCCAACCATCATCGTCGTCAGCAAAGACAAGCAACAGGTCGTATGCGGTACAGGCAACAATAGCTACGACGACCCAACACGCATTCGCTCTGTGGTGGATGCAGCAGTCTCACAGGCCAGAAATGCTGCAACCCCAGCACAACCGGCAAAACAAGCAAAGAGTGGACGGAGCTAA
- the nuoF gene encoding NADH-quinone oxidoreductase subunit NuoF has product MPTLVSHPDEVKVVSRRFGMGAAEIDKYVELDGYKAVQKAIEQGPEWIVNEMKASGLRGRGGAGFPTGMKWSFVPKVSEKPKYVLVNGDESEPGTCKDHVIFLHDPHAIIEGTMIAGLAIGAKMGFIYLRGEYRYLLKIVEKAVADAYAKGFLGKNIFGKEGVDFDIITQTGAGAYEVGEESALMESLEGKRGVPRIKPPFPAVVGLYGGPTVINNAETIANAPHILLMGGEAYAKLGSERNGGTRLFGISGHVERPGVYELPMGYSLRKAIYEVAGGIKGGKQLKAVVPGGSSCPVLKADEIDVGLDFDQMGKAGTMLGSGGIVVLDESVSIVEFALRTIRFYQHESCGWCIPCREGTDWLKKTLTRFHAGGGNKKDIDNIQYLAENMLGRTFCPLGDAAAMPTIGFIKKFRSEFEEYLAGARVEHPLIQIQPVGEPELAGAH; this is encoded by the coding sequence ATGCCTACCCTCGTCTCCCATCCCGATGAAGTCAAAGTCGTCTCCCGCCGCTTCGGCATGGGCGCGGCCGAGATCGATAAGTATGTTGAACTCGACGGCTACAAGGCCGTCCAGAAGGCCATCGAACAGGGTCCCGAGTGGATCGTCAATGAGATGAAGGCCAGCGGCCTTCGCGGTCGTGGCGGCGCAGGCTTCCCCACCGGCATGAAGTGGTCGTTCGTCCCTAAGGTCTCCGAGAAGCCCAAGTACGTACTCGTCAACGGCGACGAATCCGAGCCCGGCACCTGCAAAGATCACGTCATCTTCCTGCACGACCCCCATGCGATCATCGAAGGCACCATGATCGCGGGCCTCGCCATCGGCGCAAAGATGGGCTTCATCTATCTGCGCGGCGAGTACCGCTACCTGCTCAAGATCGTCGAAAAGGCCGTCGCTGACGCCTACGCCAAGGGCTTCCTCGGCAAGAACATCTTCGGCAAAGAGGGTGTGGACTTCGACATCATCACCCAGACCGGCGCGGGCGCTTACGAAGTCGGCGAAGAGTCGGCTCTGATGGAGTCTCTCGAAGGCAAGCGCGGCGTGCCGCGCATCAAGCCTCCCTTCCCCGCCGTCGTCGGCCTCTATGGCGGCCCCACGGTTATCAACAACGCCGAGACCATTGCCAACGCCCCGCACATCCTGCTGATGGGCGGCGAGGCCTATGCCAAGCTTGGCAGCGAACGCAACGGCGGCACGCGCCTCTTCGGCATCTCCGGACACGTGGAGCGCCCCGGCGTCTACGAGCTTCCGATGGGCTACTCATTGCGCAAGGCGATCTACGAGGTCGCGGGCGGCATCAAGGGCGGCAAGCAGCTGAAGGCCGTCGTCCCCGGCGGCTCCTCCTGCCCGGTGCTCAAGGCTGATGAAATTGACGTAGGCCTGGACTTCGACCAGATGGGCAAGGCCGGCACCATGCTCGGCTCGGGCGGCATCGTCGTGCTCGATGAGTCCGTCTCCATCGTCGAATTCGCGCTGCGCACCATCCGCTTCTACCAGCACGAGTCCTGCGGCTGGTGCATCCCCTGCCGCGAAGGCACGGACTGGCTCAAGAAGACGCTGACACGCTTCCACGCGGGCGGCGGCAACAAGAAGGACATCGACAACATTCAGTACCTCGCCGAAAATATGCTGGGCCGCACCTTCTGCCCGCTTGGCGACGCCGCTGCGATGCCCACCATCGGCTTCATCAAGAAGTTCCGCTCCGAGTTCGAGGAGTACCTGGCGGGCGCTCGCGTCGAGCACCCTCTCATTCAGATTCAACCGGTCGGCGAACCGGAACTCGCAGGCGCACACTAA
- a CDS encoding complex I subunit 4 family protein, whose translation MNLDHSILTLILLAPLVGAGVLALIPERAGTKIHAIGALIVTLVTLGLTLHLPWHFDYAAARGSFQFEQNCPWIASPAIRYHLGVDGLSMWLIVLAGFLAPIGVLASWNAVKERTKLFYTLFLLQQVAMLGIFLALDLFLYYGFWELSLIPMTLLIATFGRTENRRKAAIKFFLYAFIPSAILLVAMLWLYARTGTFDLPTLQALAAQHAISTNHTALWLCSLAFLAAFAVKVPIFPLHGWLSDAVQEAPTAAVMVLAGKLGLYSILRFSFGIFPEQSRHIAPWLIALGAIGIAYGALLALIQTDLKKLAAFSTLSHVSFIVLGIFTFTTMGIDGGVYQILNESLVGAALFVLLGLLYERYGTYDIRDYGGLATKHPWMVTMFVITTLAAVGLPMLNGFVGEFLILSGAMQSVFSNHILWTVVGTTGVIFGAAYMLWMIQRIFYGKLGLRSEEVKGWDLCAREHLELWPLAILFLVMGLASPVWMQAIDTYGAAAANHPVTAEDAHQVGAFVDPSLAAAAVNKPAPPVNKGAQY comes from the coding sequence ATGAACCTCGATCACTCCATCCTGACGCTCATCCTCCTCGCCCCCCTCGTGGGCGCGGGGGTGCTTGCGCTTATTCCTGAACGCGCGGGCACCAAGATCCACGCGATCGGCGCGCTCATCGTCACGCTCGTGACGCTTGGCCTGACGCTCCACCTGCCGTGGCACTTCGACTACGCCGCCGCTCGCGGCAGCTTCCAGTTCGAGCAGAACTGCCCGTGGATCGCCTCCCCCGCCATTCGTTACCACCTCGGCGTCGATGGCCTCTCCATGTGGCTCATCGTGCTCGCCGGTTTCCTCGCACCCATCGGCGTGCTGGCCTCCTGGAACGCCGTCAAGGAGCGCACCAAGCTCTTCTACACGCTCTTCCTACTCCAGCAGGTTGCAATGCTCGGCATCTTCCTCGCGCTGGACCTGTTCCTGTACTACGGCTTCTGGGAGCTCTCGCTGATCCCGATGACGCTGCTCATCGCCACCTTCGGCCGCACCGAGAATCGCCGTAAAGCCGCCATCAAGTTCTTCCTCTACGCCTTCATCCCCTCGGCGATCCTCTTGGTCGCGATGCTCTGGCTCTACGCCCGCACCGGCACCTTTGATCTGCCCACACTGCAGGCTCTGGCCGCACAGCATGCGATCTCCACGAACCACACGGCACTCTGGCTCTGCTCGCTGGCCTTCCTCGCCGCCTTCGCGGTCAAGGTTCCGATCTTCCCGCTGCACGGCTGGCTCTCCGATGCCGTCCAGGAAGCTCCTACCGCTGCCGTGATGGTGCTGGCCGGCAAGCTCGGTCTTTACTCGATCCTGCGCTTCAGCTTCGGCATCTTCCCCGAGCAGTCCCGTCACATCGCCCCCTGGCTGATCGCGCTCGGCGCCATCGGCATCGCCTACGGCGCGCTGCTTGCTCTCATCCAGACTGACCTGAAGAAGCTCGCGGCCTTCTCTACTCTCTCGCACGTCAGCTTCATCGTGCTGGGCATCTTCACCTTCACGACGATGGGCATTGATGGAGGCGTCTACCAGATCCTCAACGAGTCGCTTGTCGGCGCGGCGCTCTTCGTACTCCTTGGCCTGCTCTACGAGCGCTATGGCACCTATGACATACGCGATTACGGCGGCCTCGCCACCAAGCATCCATGGATGGTGACGATGTTCGTCATCACTACACTCGCCGCGGTCGGCCTGCCCATGCTGAATGGCTTCGTCGGCGAGTTCCTGATCCTCTCCGGAGCCATGCAGTCGGTCTTCAGCAACCACATTCTCTGGACAGTCGTCGGAACCACCGGCGTCATCTTCGGCGCGGCTTACATGCTCTGGATGATTCAACGCATCTTCTACGGCAAACTCGGCCTTCGCTCGGAAGAAGTTAAGGGCTGGGACCTGTGCGCTCGCGAGCACCTCGAACTCTGGCCCCTTGCCATTCTCTTTCTCGTCATGGGACTCGCTTCGCCGGTATGGATGCAGGCCATCGACACTTATGGGGCAGCAGCAGCCAATCATCCTGTAACCGCTGAGGATGCCCATCAGGTTGGGGCGTTCGTCGATCCCTCACTCGCCGCTGCCGCAGTCAACAAGCCAGCTCCGCCGGTCAACAAGGGAGCACAATACTAA